In the Engystomops pustulosus chromosome 2, aEngPut4.maternal, whole genome shotgun sequence genome, one interval contains:
- the BCL9 gene encoding B-cell CLL/lymphoma 9 protein, with amino-acid sequence MLELQEGRTHFNKRERNKKEKDEQKDNTDKSTSQKAHLKPPSPPKNLASPSATSVTASSGALSMHSSNPKVRNSPSGNTQSSPKSKPEVMVHPPSVMSPSGNPQLDAKFSSQGKQGGSTSQSQASPCDPKSGNHTPKPMQGPGGSMGLKNGAGNGAKGKGKRERSISAESFDQRDPGTPTTDSEIKDCNTTDPAMPLESHAPHTMTPSNTSVPRSSTPSHGSTMLDSAPGRKTPSKVVYVFSTEMANKAAEAVMKGQAESIVLFHIQSTSNSKAERTSTPTNTPISTNIRNEPKANPRAPTPQEQNHTQAAKVQSNPPGPALPSKPAASHCPGIGQDSGGVVDSKMAASSPANPNVLQTEGCGQSSTPNNQAASPMSQGNVAPPVDPKAEPKSSSQPVPSGDQASLGDNPDGLSQEQLEHRERSLQTLRDIQRMLFPDEKEFAIKDITGQSGGPPPNSGMLDNPQKKLEGPIQAMMAQSQNLGKGPGPHPDGGMPFGPQGHRDMPFSPEDMVPPPMNPQPGQDHLDHMTPEQMAWLKLQQEFYEEKRRKQEQAVVQQRSLQDMMVHQHGPRGMVRGPPPPYQMNPGENWGPGGPEPFPDGMGMPHPMPPKGMPPHPNVPGSQMQRLPGFVGMMNPEMEGPNVPNPASRPGLPGVNWPDEVPKIPDGRNFPPGQNIFSGPGRGERFPNPQGIPDEIFHQHVAEKQLGMPPGIGMEGIRPVMEMNRGMPPQRNMEPGGGLFPRMPGDAALSPSRMEFHKGMPPNMGPNRDVEFGMGPGNMNMKVDMNLNINMNSNQQLMPPKLRDVMGPDEMIKMRPGSTEMLPNQQKMHPAPFEHSQQDYGMGSRPYLNMSQPPGGLRNPREQMGPDQRTNSRLSHMPPLPLNPNNNPGNLNVAPPGQRGLGRKPLDNVSVSGGQVNSPGVNPLKSPTMRQVQSPMLGSPSANLKSPQTPSQLAGMLTGPTAAAAASIKSPPVMGSAAASPVHLKSPSLPVPSPGWTSSPKPPMQSPGIPPNQHKPPLGITSPAMMGNMESGGPAPPVSQSAPINHPGSLPSSTSYTMAPEPTLSQNPLSIMMSRMSKFAMPSSTPLYHDAIKTVASSDDDSPPARSPNPPPMNNMSGLGMNPQNPSKMPGPHSVVSMPTLSPMGMTQPLSHGGQMPSPNAMPPNVPPHGGPMGAGMMPHNAMMAHASQEPPMVPQGRMAFPQGFPPVQSPPQVPFPHNGPNGGQGGFPPGMGFPGDGPLSRPGNLPPNADPALCKGGCPSGPDSFGVMGNNMPSVFTDPDLQEVIRPGASGIPEFDLSRIIPSEKPSQTLQYFPRGEVPGRKPQQGPGFSHLPPMMGEPNPRMGLPMAGMGGPGPVDMPGHNSMRPPGFMQQGMMGPHHRMMSPAQSGMPGQLTMMGNPGGVGLMPGKERMPGVLYSHPGPVGSPNMLMSMQGMMGPQQNLMIPPQMRPRGMPTDVGMGGFSQGPGNAGNMMF; translated from the exons ATGCTGGaattgcaggaggggagaacCCACTTCAACAAGAGAGAGCGAAACAAAAAGGAGAAGGACGAGCAGAAGGACAACACTGACAAAAGCACTTCACAGAAAGCTCATCTGAAGCCCCCCAGCCCCCCAAAGAACCTGGCCAGCCCCAGCGCAACCTCTGTGACCGCCAGCTCCGGAGCTCTGTCAATGCATTCCAGTAACCCCAAAGTGCGCAACTCCCCGTCAGGAAACACACAGAG CAGCCCAAAATCAAAGCCAGAGGTTATGGTCCACCCTCCCTCCGTCATGTCTCCTTCTGGCAACCCCCAGCTGGACGCCAAGTTCTCCAGCCAGGGGAAACAGGGAGGGTCTACAAGTCAGTCGCAAGCCTCCCCTTGTGACCCCAAAAGTGGCAACCACACCCCCAAACCAATGCAGGGTCCCGGGGGCAGTATGGGACTAAAGAACGGGGCCGGCAACGGAGCCAAAGGGAAGGGCAAAAGGGAAAGGAGTATTTCTGCTGAATCGTTTGACCAGAGAGACCCAGGAACCCCCACTACAGACTCTGAAATTAAAG actGCAACACTACAGATCCAGCGATGCCCTTGGAGTCGCACGCGCCCCACACCATGACCCCTTCCAATACCTCCGTCCCCAGGTCTTCCACTCCTTCTCATGGGTCAACGATGCTGGACTCCGCACCTGGGaggaaaacgccatcaaaagtcgtcTACGTCTTTTCTACTGAAATGGCCAACAA AGCTGCAGAAGCCGTTATGAAGGGGCAAGCCGAATCCATTGTCCTCTTCCACATACAGAGCACCTCAAACAGCAAAGCTGAACGCACTTCAACGCCTACG AATACTCCGATCTCTACAAACATTCGCAACGAACCTAAAGCAAACCCACGAGCACCTACCCCCCAGGAGCAGAACCATACACAAGCGGCCAAAGTGCAATCCAATCCGCCTGGTCCGGCACTGCCTTCCAAGCCCGCGGCTTCTCATTGCCCAGGTATCGGGCAGGATAGCGGCGGGGTGGTGGACAGCAAAATGGCAGCCAGCAGCCCTGCCAATCCTAACGTACTACAGACTGAAGGGTGCGGGCAGAGCTCTACGCCCAACAATCAAGCTGCCAGCCCAATGTCTCAGGGCAATGTCGCCCCTCCAGTAGACCCCAAGGCAGAGCCCAAAAGTTCCTCGCAGCCGGTACCCAGCGGGGATCAAGCATCGTTAGGAGACAATCCCGATGGACTTTCTCAAGAGCAGCTGGAGCATCGAGAGAGATCTTTACAGACCCTTAGAGACATTCAGCGGATGCTTTTCCCCGATGAGAAGGAGTTTGCCATAAAAGACATTACAGGCCAAAGTGGGGGTCCTCCACCAAACTCTGGAATGCTGGACAATCCTCAGAAAAAACTTGAAGGCCCTATCCAGGCCATGATGGCTCAATCACAAAACTTAGGCAAAGGCCCCGGCCCCCATCCTGACGGAGGGATGCCGTTTGGGCCCCAAGGACATCGGGACATGCCTTTTTCACCAGAGGATATGGTTCCCCCACCTATGAATCCTCAGCCTGGCCAAGACCACCTTGACCACATGACCCCCGAGCAGATGGCTTGGCTAAAACTACAGCAGGAGTTCTATGAGGAGAAGAGGCGTAAGCAGGAGCAGGCGGTGGTGCAGCAGCGCTCCTTACAGGACATGATGGTACACCAGCACGGGCCTAGGGGTATGGTAAGAGGTCCTCCACCCCCTTATCAAATGAACCCCGGGGAAAATTGGGGTCCTGGTGGCCCCGAGCCTTTTCCGGACGGTATGGGCATGCCTCACCCCATGCCCCCGAAAGGTATGCCTCCTCATCCGAATGTGCCTGGAAGCCAAATGCAGCGATTGCCTGGATTCGTCGGTATGATGAACCCAGAAATGGAAGGACCTAACGTTCCCAATCCTGCATCCAGGCCCGGGCTTCCTGGCGTTAACTGGCCAGATGAGGTGCCAAAAATTCCCGATGGACGTAATTTCCCTCCCGGACAAAACATATTCAGCGGCCCGGGGCGAGGCGAGAGGTTTCCCAACCCCCAAGGGATTCCGGATGAGATTTTTCATCAGCACGTAGCGGAAAAGCAGCTGGGCATGCCCCCCGGCATCGGCATGGAGGGCATCAGGCCGGTGATGGAGATGAACCGAGGCATGCCACCTCAGAGGAACATGGAGCCAGGCGGCGGCCTGTTCCCTCGGATGCCCGGAGATGCAGCACTGAGCCCGTCGCGGATGGAGTTCCACAAGGGAATGCCTCCCAACATGGGCCCCAATAGAGACGTAGAGTTCGGCATGGGCCCCGGCAATATGAACATGAAGGTGGACATGAACCTAAACATCAATATGAATTCTAACCAGCAGCTGATGCCTCCAAAGCTGAGGGACGTCATGGGCCCCGACGAGATGATAAAGATGCGGCCGGGGAGTACGGAGATGCTTCCCAACCAGCAAAAAATGCATCCGGCACCATTCGAGCACTCGCAGCAGGACTACGGCATGGGCTCCAGGCCTTATCTAAACATGTCCCAGCCTCCGGGAGGCCTGAGGAACCCACGAGAACAGATGGGGCCCGATCAAAGGACTAACAGCCGGCTCAGCCACATGCCACCTCTACCTCTCAATCCAAACAATAACCCAGGCAACCTCAACGTTGCGCCCCCCGGGCAGCGAGGCCTGGGCCGGAAGCCTTTGGATAACGTTTCTGTTTCGGGCGGTCAAGTGAACTCTCCTGGCGTCAACCCCTTAAAGTCCCCCACCATGCGCCAggtccagtctcccatgctgggctCCCCCTCTGCTAATCTTAAGTCCCCCCAAACGCCGTCTCAGTTAGCCGGGATGTTGACAGGACCAACGGCTGCAGCTGCTGCTTCCATTAAGTCCCCGCCGGTCATGGGGTCTGCTGCCGCTTCCCCTGTCCACCTGAAGTCTCCGTCCTTACCTGTACCTTCCCCAGGATGGACGTCTTCTCCTAAACCTCCAATGCAAAGTCCAGGAATCCCCCCAAACCAGCACAAACCGCCACTAGGCATCACCTCACCAGCCATGATGGGCAACATGGAGTCCG GAGGCCCCGCTCCGCCAGTCAGCCAGTCTGCTCCGATAAACCATCCTGGAAGTCTTCCCTCCAGCACTAGCTACACGATGGCACCTGAGCCCACCCTGTCCCAAAACCCGCTCTCCATTATGATGTCTCGGATGTCAAAGTTCGCCATGCCCAGCTCCACGCCGCTCTACCACGACGCCATCAAAACGGTGGCCAGCTCCGATGACGACTCCCCTCCCGCCCGATCGCCCAATCCACCACCTATGAATAACATGTCGG GTCTGGGCATGAATCCCCAAAATCCTTCGAAGATGCCGGGTCCCCACAGCGTTGTTTCCATGCCGACTCTAAGCCCGATGGGTATGACGCAGCCTCTTTCCCACGGTGGTCAGATGCCCTCACCGAACGCCATGCCGCCCAATGTACCACCGCACGGAGGGCCTATGGGTGCGGGGATGATGCCGCATAACGCCATGATGGCGCACGCTTCTCAAGAACCCCCTATGGTGCCTCAGGGACGCATGGCTTTCCCCCAAGGATTTCCTCCAGTCCAGTCACCTCCGCAGGTTCCCTTCCCTCACAACGGGCCCAACGGGGGGCAGGGAGGCTTTCCGCCTGGGATGGGCTTCCCGGGAGACGGACCTTTAAGTCGCCCAGGCAACCTGCCCCCCAACGCAGACCCGGCACTGTGTAAGGGGGGGTGTCCTTCGGGGCCGGATTCTTTTGGTGTTATGGGAAATAATATGCCTTCAGTTTTCACTGACCCGGACCTACAGGAAGTCATCCGACCAGGGGCATCGGGGATCCCCGAGTTTGACCTATCAAGGATTATTCCATCCGAGAAACCCAGTCAAACACTGCAGTATTTCCCTCGTGGGGAAGTTCCAGGCAGGAAGCCTCAGCAAGGACCTGGTTTTTCACATTTGCCGCCCATGATGGGAGAACCAAACCCAAGGATGGGTCTTCCGATGGCCGGTATGGGAGGACCTGGCCCGGTGGATATGCCTGGCCACAATTCTATGAGGCCTCCAGGTTTTATGCAGCAAGGCATGATGGGACCTCATCATCGCATGATGTCACCAGCACAATCCGGAATGCCTGGCCAACTGACTATGATGGGCAATCCGGGAGGGGTGGGGCTGATGCCGGGGAAGGAACGGATGCCCGGGGTCCTCTACAGTCACCCGGGTCCTGTGGGCTCTCCTAATATGTTGATGTCCATGCAGGGGATGATGGGACCTCAACAAAACCTCATGATTCCCCCACAGATGCGACCCCGGGGAATGCCCACCGACGTCGGGATGGGGGGGTTCAGCCAAGGACCCGGCAACGCGGGAAACATGATGTTTTAa